A genomic stretch from uncultured Cohaesibacter sp. includes:
- a CDS encoding NnrU family protein: MTMLILGVLLWAVVHLFPIFLPTTRARLVDRLGLWPYKGLFALLIVLSLVLIVFGWRAAGEAGYIGDVYDEDWTRHLTHLLMLFSVILFGAAKAPSRIRRVIHNPMLTGMALWAIAHLLVNNDQRSLVLFGGMLVWSVISIIGTNRRDRDYVPPAVGSWGREIRIILISVFVYAVLIVAHPYFTGMEAMDLSFLG; the protein is encoded by the coding sequence ATGACCATGTTAATTCTTGGTGTTCTGCTGTGGGCAGTGGTGCATCTCTTCCCAATTTTCCTTCCAACAACGCGAGCCAGACTGGTTGATCGGCTTGGGCTGTGGCCTTACAAGGGGTTGTTCGCGCTATTGATTGTCCTGTCGTTGGTTTTGATTGTGTTTGGCTGGCGGGCTGCTGGTGAAGCAGGATATATCGGCGATGTCTATGATGAGGATTGGACACGGCACCTGACCCATCTGCTCATGCTCTTTTCAGTCATCCTGTTTGGTGCGGCCAAGGCGCCGTCCCGCATTCGACGGGTCATTCACAACCCGATGCTGACAGGTATGGCGCTGTGGGCTATTGCGCATTTGCTCGTGAATAACGATCAACGCTCACTCGTGCTGTTTGGTGGCATGCTGGTGTGGTCTGTGATTTCCATCATCGGGACCAATCGGCGTGACAGAGACTATGTGCCGCCTGCGGTTGGATCTTGGGGAAGGGAAATCAGGATCATCCTCATCTCAGTCTTTGTCTACGCAGTTCTCATTGTTGCCCACCCCTATTTTACGGGTATGGAAGCAATGGACCTTAGCTTCTTGGGGTAA
- the gatB gene encoding Asp-tRNA(Asn)/Glu-tRNA(Gln) amidotransferase subunit GatB, whose product MAEASSKLIKGATGDWEVVVGMEIHAQVASEAKLFSGSSTKFGGEANDHVSFVDAAMPGMLPVINEECVRQAIRTGLGLKAKINNRSLFDRKNYFYPDLPQGYQISQYKDPIVGEGEVVLHMLDGEEVRIGVERLHLEQDAGKSMHDQHPTMSFVDLNRSGVALMEIVSKPDIRSSDEAKAYMTKMRTIVRYLGTSDGNMEEGSMRADVNVSVRRPGEPYGTRCELKNMNSIRFIGQAIEYEARRQIGILEDGGTIDQETRLYDVKKGETRSMRSKEEAHDYRYFPDPDLLPLEFDDAYVEALRVNLPELPDDKRDRFISDLGLKPYDASVLVASKRLAAFFEQVCEGRDAQLAANWVINEWLGRINKEQLDIDDSPMSADQLGKIVDLIKAGDISGKIAKDLFEIVWTEGGDPATIVEEKGMKQVTDTGAIEAIVDDIIANNPAQVEKVKDKPGLIGWFVGQVMKASQGKANPQAVNEILKDKLGL is encoded by the coding sequence ATGGCTGAAGCGTCCAGCAAATTGATCAAGGGGGCTACCGGCGACTGGGAAGTGGTCGTCGGCATGGAAATCCATGCTCAGGTCGCCTCTGAAGCAAAACTTTTCTCTGGCTCTTCCACCAAGTTCGGTGGCGAGGCCAACGACCATGTCAGTTTCGTTGATGCGGCGATGCCCGGCATGCTGCCCGTGATCAACGAGGAATGCGTGCGCCAGGCGATCCGCACTGGCCTTGGTCTGAAAGCTAAGATCAACAATCGCTCGCTGTTTGACCGCAAGAACTATTTCTATCCTGACCTGCCGCAGGGCTATCAGATTTCCCAATATAAAGACCCGATTGTCGGTGAAGGGGAAGTCGTTCTGCATATGCTGGATGGTGAGGAAGTGCGCATTGGCGTTGAACGTTTGCATCTGGAACAGGATGCGGGCAAGTCGATGCATGACCAGCACCCGACCATGTCTTTCGTGGATCTGAACCGCTCTGGTGTGGCGCTGATGGAAATCGTGTCCAAACCGGACATTCGTTCTTCGGATGAAGCCAAGGCCTATATGACCAAGATGCGCACGATCGTGCGGTATCTGGGCACATCTGATGGCAATATGGAAGAAGGCTCCATGCGCGCGGACGTCAACGTTTCCGTGCGGCGCCCCGGCGAGCCCTATGGCACGCGTTGCGAATTGAAGAATATGAACTCGATCCGCTTCATCGGACAAGCCATCGAATATGAGGCCCGTCGTCAGATTGGTATTCTGGAAGATGGTGGCACCATCGATCAGGAAACACGCCTGTATGATGTCAAGAAGGGCGAGACCCGTTCCATGCGCTCCAAGGAAGAAGCGCATGACTATCGCTATTTCCCGGACCCGGATCTGTTGCCACTGGAATTTGACGATGCCTATGTCGAGGCTCTGCGCGTGAATTTGCCGGAGCTGCCAGATGACAAGCGTGATCGTTTTATCTCCGACTTGGGGCTGAAGCCTTATGATGCCTCCGTGTTGGTCGCTTCAAAGCGGCTTGCCGCCTTCTTCGAGCAGGTTTGTGAAGGGCGTGACGCGCAGTTGGCCGCCAACTGGGTCATCAACGAATGGCTTGGCCGCATCAACAAGGAACAGCTGGATATTGATGATAGCCCGATGTCTGCCGATCAGCTCGGCAAGATCGTGGATCTGATCAAGGCTGGAGATATTTCCGGCAAGATCGCCAAGGATCTGTTCGAGATCGTCTGGACCGAAGGGGGGGACCCCGCCACGATTGTTGAAGAAAAAGGCATGAAACAGGTCACGGACACCGGCGCCATTGAAGCCATTGTCGACGATATCATCGCCAACAATCCAGCGCAGGTCGAGAAGGTCAAGGACAAGCCGGGTCTTATCGGCTGGTTCGTAGGGCAGGTGATGAAAGCCTCGCAAGGCAAGGCCAACCCTCAGGCCGTCAACGAGATCCTGAAGGATAAGCTGGGCCTCTGA
- a CDS encoding U32 family peptidase — protein sequence MKNTELTLGPCLFNWSEADWRDFYFKMADESDFDLIYIGEAVCSKRLPFRNNVLPDILERMEAAGKKVIISTLALVTTKPERKVLREQCEQDMWTVEANDLTAMAFLKDRKFVIGPYINIYNEATITSLARRGAERFVMPPEVPAETIAQLIKAAPEPKYEMQVFGRLPLALSARCYHARLHNLHKDSCRFVCDQDPDGREVKSLTGQPFLAVNGIQTMSYGSQLLLDELPVLAEAGVNAFRLSPHTGDMIGVARIFRADMNGEMDSEEARAKISELMPSHHFINGYSHGAPGMAQIEEALAL from the coding sequence ATGAAGAATACAGAACTCACCCTTGGCCCCTGCCTTTTTAACTGGTCCGAGGCTGACTGGCGCGATTTCTATTTCAAGATGGCAGACGAGTCGGATTTCGATCTGATCTATATCGGTGAAGCTGTCTGTTCCAAGCGCCTGCCCTTCCGCAACAATGTGCTGCCCGATATTCTCGAGCGCATGGAAGCGGCGGGCAAAAAGGTCATCATATCGACGCTAGCCCTTGTCACCACAAAGCCCGAACGCAAGGTTCTGCGCGAACAATGCGAGCAGGACATGTGGACCGTGGAAGCCAACGACCTGACGGCCATGGCTTTTCTCAAGGATCGCAAATTCGTTATCGGCCCTTATATCAACATCTATAACGAAGCCACGATCACCTCACTGGCCAGACGCGGAGCGGAACGGTTCGTCATGCCGCCCGAGGTGCCAGCCGAAACCATCGCGCAATTGATCAAGGCAGCTCCCGAGCCAAAATATGAAATGCAAGTCTTTGGACGATTGCCGCTGGCCCTTTCCGCTCGTTGCTATCACGCCCGGCTGCATAATCTGCACAAGGATAGTTGCCGCTTTGTTTGCGATCAGGATCCGGACGGACGGGAAGTCAAAAGCCTGACCGGACAACCCTTCCTCGCGGTCAACGGCATTCAGACCATGTCCTATGGCTCTCAGCTTCTGCTAGACGAATTGCCTGTGCTGGCTGAGGCTGGTGTCAATGCCTTCCGCCTCTCGCCGCATACAGGCGATATGATCGGGGTTGCGCGCATTTTCCGCGCTGACATGAATGGCGAAATGGATTCTGAGGAAGCCCGCGCCAAGATCAGCGAATTGATGCCATCCCATCATTTCATCAATGGCTACAGCCACGGTGCTCCGGGCATGGCGCAAATAGAAGAAGCATTGGCTCTCTAG
- a CDS encoding chorismate mutase: MRKPEECTEKAHIREEIDRIDRALVALFRDRDSYVRRMAELKTDPSEARDDSRVKAVLDKVLAELEDKELAPDLYMQFWEDLIEVNIAYEEAAIAAHQSEKNDASGA; encoded by the coding sequence ATGCGTAAACCTGAGGAATGCACAGAAAAGGCCCATATCCGCGAGGAGATAGACCGTATTGATCGTGCTTTGGTCGCGCTCTTTCGTGATCGCGATTCCTATGTGCGGCGCATGGCTGAACTGAAAACAGACCCGTCTGAAGCGCGCGACGATAGTCGCGTCAAGGCGGTTCTGGACAAGGTTCTGGCCGAGCTGGAAGACAAGGAGCTGGCTCCGGATCTTTATATGCAGTTCTGGGAAGACCTGATCGAGGTCAATATTGCTTATGAGGAGGCGGCGATCGCCGCTCATCAGAGCGAAAAGAATGATGCATCTGGCGCGTGA
- a CDS encoding peptidase U32 family protein, whose product MELVCPAGTPAALRTAVDAGADTIYCGFRDQTNARNFPGLNFSRKEMQQGIEYAAKNGSKVLVAVNTFAQAGNTDLWYKAIDDVAASDAHAIILADIGLLDYAASKHPDLRVHLSVQAAAANADMINYYASEFGAKRVVLPRVLTVQEIAAINKEISCETEVFIFGGLCVMAEGRCSLSSYCTGKSPNINGVCSPPGSVKYEDHGTHLESTLEGITINQYPKGEAAAYPTLCKGRFESLGETGYVFEDPVSLNAAEILPQLQQAGVTALKIEGRQRGKAYMAQVVKSFRQAVDAVAAGRSIDLDALLAPMTEGQKSTKGSYQKTWR is encoded by the coding sequence ATGGAGCTGGTTTGTCCAGCAGGAACCCCTGCAGCGCTGCGCACGGCAGTTGACGCGGGCGCCGATACTATATACTGCGGTTTCCGCGACCAGACCAATGCCCGCAACTTCCCCGGCCTCAACTTTTCCCGCAAGGAAATGCAGCAAGGCATTGAATATGCGGCAAAAAATGGATCAAAAGTGCTTGTCGCCGTGAATACTTTCGCGCAAGCTGGCAACACCGACCTGTGGTACAAGGCCATCGACGATGTGGCAGCGTCTGACGCCCATGCCATCATTCTTGCCGACATCGGCTTGCTCGATTATGCCGCTTCCAAGCATCCGGATTTGCGCGTTCATCTTTCGGTTCAGGCCGCAGCCGCCAATGCAGACATGATCAATTATTATGCCAGCGAGTTCGGTGCCAAGCGCGTGGTTCTCCCTCGCGTATTGACGGTTCAGGAAATCGCAGCCATCAACAAGGAGATCTCCTGTGAAACGGAAGTCTTCATCTTTGGCGGCCTCTGCGTCATGGCCGAGGGGCGCTGCTCCCTCTCCTCCTATTGCACCGGAAAATCCCCCAACATCAACGGCGTCTGCTCCCCTCCAGGCTCGGTGAAGTATGAAGACCATGGCACCCATCTGGAAAGCACGCTGGAAGGCATCACCATCAACCAATATCCCAAGGGCGAAGCCGCTGCCTATCCGACCCTATGCAAGGGGCGCTTCGAATCTCTTGGCGAGACCGGCTATGTGTTTGAAGATCCGGTCAGCCTCAACGCAGCCGAAATCCTGCCGCAGCTGCAGCAAGCCGGTGTCACCGCTCTCAAGATCGAGGGGCGCCAGCGCGGCAAGGCCTATATGGCGCAAGTGGTCAAGAGCTTCCGTCAGGCCGTTGATGCCGTGGCTGCGGGCCGCAGCATTGACCTTGACGCCTTGCTCGCTCCGATGACCGAAGGTCAGAAGAGCACCAAGGGCTCCTACCAGAAGACATGGCGCTAA
- the guaB gene encoding IMP dehydrogenase: MATIIHPSTGQEALTFDDVLLQPDHSVVMPGQVNITTNLTKEIELNLPLLSSAMDTVTEAKMAIAMAQAGGMGVIHKNFTNEEQAEQVRQVKKFESGMVVNPLTITPDYTVAEAKALTKKHGFSGVPVVEGSKESGSKGGRLVGILTHRDLRFASDPEQRVYELMTRDNLVTVTEQVNQDEAKRLLHQHRIEKLLVVDDKFHCVGLITVKDIEKSRLNPNACKDSQGRLRAAAACSVGDDGFERAMALIDAEVDALVIDTAHGHSQGVLDSVTRIKKETNNVQLIAGNVATADATKALIDAGADAVKVGIGPGSICTTRIVAGVGVPQLTAVMDCSTAAAEQGIPTIADGGIKFSGDFAKALAGGAQVAMAGSLLAGTDESPGEVYLYQGRSFKSYRGMGSVGAMARGSADRYFQAEVRDTLKLVPEGVEGQVPYKGSASAVLHQLAGGLKAAMGYTGSENLEAFRNRAKFVRISSASLRESHAHDVTITRESPNYGTTV, translated from the coding sequence ATGGCCACCATAATTCATCCTTCCACCGGACAAGAGGCTTTGACCTTTGACGATGTTCTGCTTCAGCCAGATCATTCGGTCGTCATGCCCGGTCAGGTTAACATCACCACCAATCTGACCAAAGAAATCGAGCTTAATCTGCCGTTGCTTTCTTCGGCCATGGACACCGTGACAGAAGCGAAAATGGCGATTGCCATGGCGCAGGCTGGCGGCATGGGTGTTATCCATAAGAATTTCACCAATGAAGAGCAGGCCGAGCAGGTTCGGCAGGTGAAAAAATTCGAAAGCGGCATGGTGGTCAATCCCTTGACCATTACCCCTGACTATACCGTGGCAGAAGCCAAGGCTCTGACCAAGAAGCATGGTTTCTCCGGCGTGCCTGTTGTTGAAGGCTCCAAGGAAAGCGGCTCTAAGGGCGGACGCCTTGTCGGTATTCTCACCCACCGCGATCTGCGCTTTGCTTCCGATCCGGAGCAGCGGGTTTACGAACTGATGACGCGGGACAATCTGGTTACCGTGACCGAACAGGTCAATCAGGACGAAGCCAAACGCCTGTTGCATCAGCATCGCATTGAGAAGCTGCTTGTTGTTGATGACAAGTTCCACTGCGTCGGCCTGATCACAGTGAAGGATATCGAAAAATCCCGCCTCAACCCCAATGCCTGTAAAGACAGCCAGGGGCGCTTGCGCGCTGCTGCTGCTTGTTCTGTTGGAGATGATGGCTTTGAACGCGCCATGGCGCTGATCGACGCTGAAGTGGATGCACTGGTCATTGATACTGCCCATGGGCATAGCCAAGGGGTGCTTGATTCAGTGACGCGCATCAAGAAGGAAACCAACAATGTCCAGCTGATCGCGGGCAACGTGGCCACCGCTGACGCCACCAAGGCATTGATTGATGCGGGTGCGGATGCGGTCAAGGTCGGTATCGGGCCGGGCTCGATTTGTACGACCCGTATTGTTGCCGGTGTTGGCGTGCCTCAGTTGACGGCTGTTATGGATTGTTCAACGGCTGCAGCAGAGCAGGGCATTCCGACCATCGCCGATGGTGGTATCAAATTTTCCGGTGACTTCGCCAAGGCGCTTGCAGGCGGTGCTCAAGTCGCCATGGCCGGTTCGCTTCTGGCTGGCACGGACGAAAGCCCCGGAGAGGTTTACCTTTATCAGGGCCGTTCCTTCAAATCCTACCGTGGTATGGGCTCTGTCGGGGCTATGGCTCGCGGCTCGGCTGACCGCTATTTCCAGGCTGAAGTGCGCGACACCCTCAAGCTGGTTCCTGAAGGCGTTGAAGGTCAGGTGCCTTACAAAGGCTCTGCATCGGCAGTGTTGCACCAGCTCGCTGGTGGCCTGAAGGCTGCCATGGGCTACACCGGCTCTGAAAATCTGGAAGCATTCCGCAATCGTGCCAAGTTTGTTCGCATCTCCTCAGCGTCCTTGCGTGAAAGTCACGCGCATGATGTCACGATTACGAGAGAGAGCCCGAACTATGGCACGACGGTTTGA
- the mdoH gene encoding glucans biosynthesis glucosyltransferase MdoH — MKKLGLYLLRGGTVAASLAVGAIAFFTFLQVVAINGLNVIDIALSLLILVSTVWLAWGGMQGIIGLTTSAKRPTKRGAEWIKGRTVVLMPVYNEDPLMSFTRLAAMDKSIKQADAQANIHFAILSDTRDNEIARNEEALFVRLVEECNGQGRFFYRRRAQNTGKKAGNVEEFFEQSGGAYDYALILDADSLMEGQTILEMIRRMEAEPRLGLLQTLPKIIRAQTRFGRAMQFAASFYSPVFCRGLAMLQGETGPFWGHNAIVRVQAFVQSCGLPVLRGTPPFGGHIMSHDYVEAALLARAGWIVRVDDDLEGSFEEGPENVIDHGKRDRRWCQGNLQHARVITAPGLKAWSRFVFAQGIMAYIAPLFWLAFLLVSILAPYFDVQPDYFPEANWPIPYIPPSMTFEAISLLVGIFGLLLLPKLLVAVKAAWTGQSSSFGGIGKVFVSTLMEVLLSSLIAPIVMLFTTRSVYQVLMGKDGGWPTNNRGDGQLSWRECFAASSWISLVGLCGLTIAYMLTPSILYWLLPVALPITFAPIILWWSARVGASTCFTVPADRIKPQVVELHDALIEKWTLATPQEIAQEKTNAPDPQAASTIGAGLVPSS, encoded by the coding sequence ATGAAAAAACTCGGGCTCTATCTTTTGCGAGGCGGCACCGTTGCCGCAAGTCTCGCTGTGGGGGCAATCGCCTTTTTCACCTTCCTGCAGGTGGTTGCCATTAATGGCCTCAATGTGATCGACATTGCGCTCTCCCTGCTCATTCTGGTCTCAACCGTATGGCTGGCTTGGGGCGGAATGCAGGGTATCATCGGGCTGACCACCTCGGCCAAGCGCCCCACCAAGCGTGGAGCCGAATGGATCAAAGGCAGGACGGTTGTCCTGATGCCGGTCTATAATGAAGACCCGCTCATGTCCTTCACCCGTCTTGCCGCAATGGACAAGTCCATCAAACAAGCGGATGCACAAGCCAATATCCATTTCGCGATCCTCTCGGATACCCGCGACAATGAGATTGCGCGCAATGAAGAAGCGTTATTTGTGCGACTGGTTGAAGAATGCAATGGCCAAGGGCGCTTCTTCTATCGCCGCAGAGCCCAGAATACTGGCAAAAAGGCTGGCAATGTCGAAGAATTCTTCGAACAATCCGGTGGCGCCTATGACTATGCGCTCATTCTGGATGCCGACAGCCTGATGGAAGGGCAGACCATTCTCGAAATGATCCGACGCATGGAAGCCGAGCCGCGTTTGGGGCTCCTGCAAACCCTCCCCAAGATCATTCGGGCGCAAACCCGTTTCGGGCGTGCCATGCAATTCGCCGCATCCTTCTATTCTCCCGTATTTTGCCGTGGGCTTGCCATGTTGCAAGGAGAAACCGGCCCGTTCTGGGGGCACAATGCCATTGTGCGTGTGCAGGCCTTTGTCCAGTCTTGCGGTCTACCAGTATTGCGTGGAACGCCCCCTTTTGGTGGTCACATAATGAGCCACGACTATGTGGAAGCTGCGCTTCTGGCGCGAGCTGGCTGGATTGTGCGGGTAGATGATGATCTGGAAGGCTCGTTTGAGGAAGGCCCCGAGAATGTGATTGACCATGGCAAACGGGATCGCCGCTGGTGTCAGGGCAACCTCCAGCATGCAAGGGTTATAACAGCACCGGGCCTAAAGGCATGGTCGCGCTTTGTCTTTGCGCAGGGCATCATGGCCTATATAGCCCCTTTATTCTGGTTGGCTTTTTTGCTGGTTTCCATTCTGGCCCCCTATTTCGATGTTCAACCTGACTACTTCCCTGAAGCAAACTGGCCCATCCCCTATATTCCTCCCTCAATGACATTTGAGGCAATCAGTTTGCTGGTCGGCATCTTCGGCTTGTTGCTGCTGCCCAAGCTTTTGGTTGCCGTGAAAGCCGCATGGACGGGACAGTCCTCCTCATTCGGAGGCATTGGCAAGGTCTTTGTGTCAACGCTCATGGAAGTGCTGCTCTCTTCCCTGATCGCTCCGATTGTCATGCTCTTCACCACCCGCTCTGTTTATCAGGTATTGATGGGCAAAGACGGTGGATGGCCAACCAACAATCGTGGAGATGGCCAATTGAGCTGGCGCGAGTGTTTCGCGGCATCAAGCTGGATTTCTCTGGTCGGCCTCTGCGGCCTGACGATCGCCTACATGCTGACACCAAGCATTCTTTATTGGCTCTTGCCGGTCGCCCTGCCAATTACCTTTGCGCCGATCATTCTGTGGTGGAGTGCACGGGTTGGTGCCAGCACATGCTTTACGGTCCCCGCCGACAGGATCAAACCTCAGGTCGTAGAGCTGCATGACGCGTTGATCGAAAAATGGACATTGGCCACCCCACAAGAGATCGCGCAAGAGAAAACAAACGCCCCCGATCCGCAAGCCGCGAGCACCATCGGTGCCGGCCTTGTTCCATCCTCCTGA
- a CDS encoding SCP2 sterol-binding domain-containing protein encodes MSNGTVRSFPPIVARFTRYLPLLPLERLISEVANRVAGQHPEFFDRLDDYAKKSFVIVPTDLDWVACMTFHNQKVQLRLSRSLENFPNRDVTVTAPFLSLVSLLDGEEDGDALFFSRDLTIEGDTEAVLALRNALDDAEIDFVHECSAIAGPLSRPLESGGKRFIDALKKSSFMQGTQEETTGHPAMDGMPGPYPT; translated from the coding sequence ATGTCAAACGGAACGGTGCGCAGTTTTCCGCCAATCGTCGCACGCTTCACGCGCTATCTTCCTCTCCTGCCACTGGAGCGCCTGATCTCGGAGGTCGCCAACCGAGTCGCCGGGCAGCATCCCGAATTTTTCGATCGACTGGATGATTATGCAAAGAAATCCTTTGTCATCGTGCCCACCGACCTCGACTGGGTCGCCTGCATGACCTTCCATAATCAAAAAGTGCAGCTGCGCCTTTCCCGTTCGCTGGAAAACTTCCCCAACCGGGATGTTACAGTCACCGCGCCCTTCCTGTCTCTCGTCAGCCTGCTTGACGGCGAGGAAGATGGAGACGCCCTCTTCTTTTCCCGCGATCTGACCATCGAAGGCGACACCGAAGCCGTACTCGCCCTGCGCAATGCGCTTGATGATGCAGAGATAGACTTCGTGCATGAATGCTCGGCTATCGCTGGGCCATTGAGCCGGCCTCTGGAATCTGGTGGCAAGCGCTTCATTGACGCTCTCAAGAAGAGTTCCTTTATGCAGGGCACGCAGGAAGAAACCACAGGCCATCCCGCCATGGATGGCATGCCGGGCCCATATCCGACCTGA
- a CDS encoding glutathione S-transferase N-terminal domain-containing protein — protein MTEQTKPIDLYYWPTPNGWKITIMLEELEVPYTIHNINIGAGDQFEPNFLAISPNNKMPAIVDPEGPGGAPISVFESGAILLYLARKFGRFLPDDERGRVDVEQWLMWQMGGFGPMLGQNHHFGTYAPEKIDYAINRYRNETHRLYGVLNKALEGRDYVAGDYSIADMAIVGWVVPHERQGIDLEEFPNIKRWFAALNAREAVKTGLAIGKEDRAKFDLSKDKDAQSVLFNQRAR, from the coding sequence ATGACCGAACAGACAAAACCGATTGATCTTTACTACTGGCCGACACCAAATGGCTGGAAAATCACCATCATGCTTGAAGAGCTAGAGGTTCCTTATACCATCCATAACATCAACATTGGTGCAGGTGATCAGTTTGAGCCGAACTTTCTGGCCATTTCCCCCAACAACAAGATGCCTGCCATTGTCGACCCTGAGGGGCCTGGCGGCGCGCCGATCTCGGTTTTTGAATCCGGGGCTATTCTGCTTTATCTCGCGCGCAAATTCGGGCGCTTCCTGCCCGACGATGAACGCGGCCGAGTGGATGTCGAGCAGTGGCTGATGTGGCAGATGGGCGGCTTTGGCCCGATGCTCGGTCAAAACCATCATTTCGGCACTTATGCACCTGAGAAGATTGACTATGCGATCAATCGATATCGGAACGAGACCCATCGTCTATATGGAGTCCTGAACAAGGCGCTTGAAGGACGCGATTATGTGGCCGGAGACTATTCCATCGCCGACATGGCGATTGTTGGCTGGGTGGTCCCGCATGAGCGTCAGGGGATTGATCTGGAAGAATTCCCCAATATCAAGCGTTGGTTCGCAGCGCTTAATGCGCGCGAGGCGGTCAAGACCGGCCTTGCCATAGGCAAGGAAGACAGAGCCAAATTTGACCTATCAAAGGACAAGGACGCGCAATCGGTACTGTTCAACCAGCGTGCCCGATAA
- the gatA gene encoding Asp-tRNA(Asn)/Glu-tRNA(Gln) amidotransferase subunit GatA — MTDLTSLTIAEAREGLAKKEFTATELTTSYISAIDAAGELNAYVTKTPEKALDMAKASDERIAKGEARPLEGIPLGIKDLYCTKGVGAYACSHILDGFTPEYESTVTQNLWDDGAVMLGKLAMDEFAMGSTTETSYFGPVKNPWRAEGESIDRVPGGSSGGSAAAVAARICAGATASDTGGSIRQPAAFTGTVGIKPTYGRCSRWGMIAFASSLDQAGPIARTVRDAAIMMKSMASIDPKDTTSVDLPVPDYEAALTGDIKGMKVGIPKEYRVDGMPEEVEANWQQGIDWLKAAGAEIVDISLPMTKYALPAYYIVAPAEASSNLARYDGVKYGLRVNGDDITDMYEKTRAAGFGSEVKRRILIGTYVLSAGYYDAYYLRAQKIRSLIKQDFEKAFQSVDTILTPATPSAAFELNKEITDPVEMYLNDIFTVTVNMAGLPGISVPSGKNGQGLPMGLQLIGKAFDEETLFRTAGVLEDAAGILEAPTKWW; from the coding sequence GTGACAGATCTCACGTCTCTGACTATTGCAGAGGCCCGCGAGGGGCTGGCAAAGAAAGAATTCACCGCGACCGAGCTGACGACCAGCTATATCTCTGCGATTGATGCAGCCGGTGAACTTAATGCCTATGTGACAAAGACGCCGGAAAAGGCTCTGGACATGGCCAAGGCATCTGACGAACGGATTGCAAAGGGCGAAGCCCGTCCGCTGGAAGGCATTCCGCTGGGCATCAAGGATCTTTATTGCACCAAGGGCGTTGGCGCTTATGCCTGCTCTCATATTCTGGATGGCTTTACGCCCGAATATGAAAGTACGGTAACGCAGAATCTCTGGGACGATGGTGCGGTTATGCTGGGCAAGCTGGCCATGGACGAGTTCGCGATGGGCTCGACCACAGAGACCAGCTATTTTGGTCCGGTCAAAAACCCGTGGCGCGCTGAAGGAGAGAGCATTGATCGTGTGCCGGGTGGCTCTTCGGGCGGTTCTGCTGCTGCGGTTGCTGCACGCATTTGTGCTGGCGCAACGGCATCGGATACCGGCGGTTCCATTCGCCAGCCTGCTGCCTTTACCGGCACTGTTGGCATCAAGCCGACCTATGGTCGTTGCTCCCGTTGGGGCATGATTGCCTTTGCTTCTTCGCTCGATCAGGCTGGCCCGATTGCCCGCACTGTGCGTGATGCCGCAATCATGATGAAATCCATGGCATCCATCGATCCGAAAGACACCACCAGCGTTGATCTGCCGGTGCCCGATTATGAAGCCGCTCTTACAGGCGACATCAAGGGCATGAAGGTCGGTATTCCGAAGGAATATCGCGTTGATGGCATGCCTGAAGAAGTGGAAGCCAACTGGCAGCAGGGCATTGACTGGCTCAAAGCCGCAGGTGCCGAGATTGTAGACATCTCTCTGCCTATGACCAAATATGCGTTGCCAGCCTATTATATCGTGGCTCCGGCTGAAGCGTCTTCCAACCTTGCCCGCTATGACGGTGTAAAATATGGCCTGCGTGTCAATGGGGACGATATCACCGACATGTATGAGAAGACCCGTGCCGCCGGTTTCGGCTCGGAGGTCAAGCGCCGTATTCTCATCGGCACCTATGTGCTGAGTGCTGGCTATTATGACGCTTATTATCTGCGCGCCCAGAAGATCCGTTCGCTGATCAAGCAGGACTTCGAAAAGGCATTCCAGTCCGTTGATACCATTCTCACTCCGGCGACACCTTCTGCGGCATTCGAGCTGAACAAGGAAATCACCGATCCGGTCGAGATGTATCTCAATGATATCTTCACTGTCACCGTGAACATGGCCGGCCTGCCGGGCATTTCGGTTCCTTCGGGCAAGAATGGTCAGGGTCTGCCTATGGGCTTGCAGTTGATCGGTAAAGCCTTTGACGAAGAAACCCTGTTCCGCACCGCAGGTGTCCTGGAAGATGCTGCCGGCATCCTCGAAGCACCGACCAAATGGTGGTAA